A portion of the uncultured Bacteroides sp. genome contains these proteins:
- a CDS encoding two-component regulator propeller domain-containing protein, whose amino-acid sequence MGLNIIRLFFCFCLVVALPSYAQNAIHYYFKTLDIRNGLSQNTVYQILQDKNGFMWVGTKDGLNRYDGLSFRVYKKENSGLGKNFITALYEDHEGNIWIGTDGGVFIYNPLLDSFVAFNQLSDKGTRIKDFVTMIGSDEHNNIWISVENQGLFCYKNNRKKMLNYLHDSALANVTRFWLNGNTCWLALYGDNLYYTKDNFKTALLPFKDADGNEIFKGDIINWQLNGPHNCIYVASVNGLTEINLTNGKTRRLLNAYVRTLQFKSDDELWAGTETGLYIYNLVNDKVTHLTVPNQDDSYALSDNAIYSLCRDKENGMWIGSYFGGVNYYPYQWTYFEKFYPRDDLRYFGRRIREICESNDGTLWIGTEDKGLFNYDPISGNVQPFEHPSIYKNIHGLCLDGDDLWVGTFSGGLNRVNLHTKQVKHYSKGEGENTMMANDAFTICKTTTGDIWIGTTSGLLRYNRATDDFTRIPQLKNMFTYDILEDFNGNLWFATFSNGVFCYNVRNRQWKNYLSNERDTSSLPYNKVIGIYEDSKKRLWFMTLGEGFCRYNPETDNFTRYDMSKGFPSNTIYKMIEDKQGNLWITTNDGLVCFNPSTDTKHVYTTANGLLSNQFNFQSGYRDKKGRIYLGSINGFIVFDPETFVENTFLPPVVITDFYLFNKRLSVDSPDSPLKKSITYLNEIELDANQNSFSIQVAALSYQAPEMNRLEYTLEGFDREWYTVGRNSVINYSNLPYGSYTLRIRGSNSDGKWNEAERTLNIRIRPPFYLSTWAYIIYVLLVLCSLAGIIVYFKQRTQQKHRKAMEMFEREKERELYTAKIDFFTNVAHEIRTPLTLIKSPLENVLTAKSVPDEIRDDLEIMDLNTNRLLDLVNQLLDFRKTETQGFQLDFVECNISEILQKTYRRFKPLARQRGLEFTVDSPETLYASVDKEALTKIISNLLSNAIKFSRTYIRIKLCVDNESLELSVCNDGCIVPLEMREEIFKPFIQYKAGILNSVSGTGIGLALTRSLAELHEGTLCMDDSLENNCFLLSLPLQHVETIMIELNNQALNEERSEGNGMELMTNQYRYTLLVVEDSLEMQAFVVKQLSSEYQVLTAENGVIALKVLEEHTVNLVISDIMMPEMDGLELCDYMKSELDYSHIPIILLTAKTTLQARIEGMKLGADAYIEKPFSVEYLKVCISNLLSNREKLQVSFLHSPFVQTNSMAMTKADEAFLKTLNEVVVVNMQNPDFCLDDMASLLNMSRSSLNRKIKGILDITPNDYIRLERLKKAAQLLKEGECKINEVCYMTGFNTPSYFTKCFQKQFGVLPKDFVK is encoded by the coding sequence ATGGGACTAAATATTATAAGGCTTTTTTTTTGCTTTTGCTTAGTGGTGGCATTGCCCTCTTATGCACAAAATGCCATTCATTATTATTTCAAAACGTTAGATATCCGAAATGGTCTTTCACAGAACACCGTATATCAGATTTTACAAGATAAGAATGGATTTATGTGGGTTGGAACGAAAGATGGACTGAATAGATACGATGGACTATCTTTCCGTGTTTATAAAAAGGAAAATTCCGGTTTAGGTAAGAACTTCATAACTGCACTTTATGAAGACCATGAAGGAAATATTTGGATCGGAACTGATGGAGGAGTTTTTATTTATAATCCACTGTTAGATTCTTTTGTTGCTTTCAACCAACTGAGTGATAAAGGAACTCGTATCAAGGATTTTGTGACAATGATAGGGAGTGACGAACACAATAATATCTGGATATCGGTAGAGAATCAAGGTCTGTTTTGCTACAAGAACAACAGGAAAAAAATGCTGAACTATCTGCATGACTCAGCCTTAGCCAATGTCACTCGTTTCTGGCTGAATGGAAATACCTGCTGGTTGGCTTTATATGGAGATAATCTTTACTATACGAAAGATAACTTTAAAACAGCTTTGCTTCCTTTCAAGGATGCGGATGGAAACGAAATATTCAAAGGTGATATTATTAATTGGCAACTCAATGGCCCTCATAACTGCATTTATGTCGCTTCTGTGAATGGATTGACTGAGATAAACCTTACAAATGGCAAAACACGAAGACTGCTGAATGCCTACGTTCGTACGTTGCAATTCAAGTCGGATGATGAGTTGTGGGCTGGTACGGAAACGGGATTATATATCTACAATCTGGTAAATGATAAGGTGACTCATCTCACAGTACCTAATCAGGATGACTCCTACGCATTGTCGGACAATGCCATATATTCTCTTTGTCGTGACAAAGAAAATGGTATGTGGATAGGCTCGTATTTCGGTGGGGTGAATTATTATCCATATCAATGGACTTATTTTGAGAAGTTCTACCCAAGAGACGATCTCAGATATTTTGGTCGCCGTATTCGTGAAATTTGCGAAAGCAACGATGGTACCTTGTGGATAGGTACTGAAGATAAGGGATTGTTTAACTACGATCCTATAAGCGGCAATGTACAACCGTTTGAACACCCCTCAATTTACAAAAATATTCATGGCCTTTGTTTGGATGGGGATGATTTGTGGGTAGGTACTTTTTCTGGTGGATTAAACCGAGTGAATCTACATACAAAACAAGTAAAACATTATTCCAAGGGTGAGGGCGAAAATACAATGATGGCTAATGATGCTTTTACTATTTGTAAAACGACTACGGGAGATATATGGATCGGTACTACATCTGGTTTGTTGAGATACAATCGTGCTACAGATGATTTTACGCGTATTCCCCAACTCAAGAATATGTTTACTTACGATATATTGGAAGATTTCAATGGTAATCTGTGGTTTGCCACTTTTTCTAATGGAGTATTCTGTTATAATGTCCGTAACCGTCAGTGGAAGAATTATCTTTCAAATGAAAGAGATACTTCTTCTCTTCCTTATAATAAAGTAATTGGTATCTATGAGGATAGTAAAAAACGTTTGTGGTTTATGACTTTGGGGGAAGGCTTTTGCCGATACAATCCTGAAACGGATAATTTTACTCGTTATGATATGTCGAAAGGCTTCCCAAGCAATACTATTTATAAAATGATTGAAGATAAACAAGGCAACTTATGGATAACGACAAATGATGGGCTTGTTTGCTTCAATCCGAGTACTGATACTAAACATGTATATACTACGGCTAATGGGTTACTAAGTAATCAGTTCAATTTCCAATCGGGATATCGTGACAAGAAAGGGCGCATCTATTTGGGCAGTATCAATGGCTTTATCGTTTTTGATCCGGAAACTTTTGTAGAAAATACTTTTCTTCCTCCAGTTGTCATAACAGACTTTTATTTGTTTAATAAGCGACTTTCGGTTGATAGCCCGGATTCTCCCTTAAAAAAGAGTATTACTTATTTGAATGAAATAGAGCTTGATGCTAATCAAAATTCTTTTTCTATTCAAGTGGCAGCTCTGAGTTATCAAGCGCCCGAAATGAATCGATTAGAATATACGCTGGAAGGCTTTGATAGGGAATGGTACACGGTAGGGCGAAATTCTGTTATTAATTATTCTAATTTGCCTTATGGGAGCTATACATTGCGCATTAGAGGTTCCAACAGTGACGGAAAATGGAATGAGGCGGAACGCACGCTTAATATACGTATCCGTCCTCCTTTTTATTTATCTACTTGGGCATATATCATATATGTACTACTCGTTTTATGTTCTTTAGCTGGCATTATTGTTTATTTTAAGCAAAGAACTCAGCAAAAACATAGGAAAGCAATGGAAATGTTTGAACGAGAAAAAGAACGTGAACTGTACACTGCAAAGATAGACTTCTTTACGAATGTAGCCCATGAAATACGTACACCGCTTACGCTGATTAAGAGTCCGCTTGAGAATGTATTAACGGCAAAATCTGTTCCTGATGAAATCAGAGATGATTTGGAAATAATGGATCTGAATACTAATCGTTTACTCGATCTTGTGAATCAGTTACTCGATTTTCGGAAAACAGAAACGCAAGGTTTTCAATTGGACTTTGTGGAGTGCAATATCTCAGAGATTCTGCAAAAAACATATAGACGTTTTAAACCTTTGGCTCGTCAGAGAGGATTGGAGTTTACAGTTGATTCTCCAGAAACTCTGTATGCTTCCGTTGATAAGGAAGCATTGACCAAGATTATCAGTAATTTGCTGAGTAATGCGATAAAATTTTCGAGAACTTATATTCGCATTAAACTGTGTGTTGATAATGAGAGTTTGGAACTTTCGGTATGTAACGATGGTTGTATTGTTCCTTTGGAGATGCGTGAGGAAATATTCAAACCATTTATCCAATACAAGGCTGGAATACTAAATTCTGTATCGGGTACAGGTATCGGGTTGGCACTGACGCGTTCTCTTGCCGAACTTCACGAAGGCACTTTGTGCATGGATGATTCTCTAGAAAATAATTGTTTCTTACTATCTCTTCCACTGCAACATGTGGAAACTATTATGATAGAACTGAATAATCAGGCATTGAATGAAGAACGTTCCGAAGGGAATGGGATGGAATTAATGACGAATCAATATCGTTACACATTATTGGTTGTAGAAGACAGTTTGGAAATGCAGGCGTTCGTTGTCAAACAACTGTCGTCGGAATATCAGGTTTTGACTGCCGAGAATGGAGTGATAGCTTTGAAGGTATTGGAAGAGCATACGGTTAATCTGGTTATCTCGGATATCATGATGCCCGAAATGGATGGATTGGAATTATGCGATTACATGAAGTCAGAACTTGATTATAGTCATATACCGATTATATTGTTGACAGCTAAGACCACTCTTCAGGCAAGAATAGAAGGAATGAAGCTTGGAGCAGATGCTTATATCGAAAAGCCATTTTCTGTGGAATATTTGAAAGTGTGTATATCTAATCTACTTAGTAATCGCGAGAAGTTACAGGTTTCTTTTCTTCATTCTCCTTTTGTGCAGACTAATAGTATGGCAATGACTAAAGCAGATGAAGCATTCCTTAAAACGTTGAATGAAGTAGTGGTTGTAAATATGCAGAATCCTGATTTCTGTCTAGACGATATGGCAAGCCTACTTAATATGAGTCGCTCAAGTCTGAATCGGAAAATAAAAGGTATATTGGATATAACGCCGAATGACTATATTCGTCTGGAACGCTTAAAGAAAGCTGCTCAACTTTTGAAAGAAGGAGAATGTAAAATTAATGAGGTTTGTTATATGACCGGCTTTAACACGCCTTCTTATTTTACCAAATGTTTCCAGAAACAATTTGGTGTTTTGCCTAAGGATTTTGTGAAATAA
- a CDS encoding RagB/SusD family nutrient uptake outer membrane protein, with protein sequence MKKIYGLLIAGVMLLFAGCSSSLLDIENPNETTIPTFWKSASDAEAGVNACYSFLYKEGTWMRWLSFRYDLTSDEGWSSSPWIELGDWTRFIYTNYDFYEGNVVHWEHFYVGIFRCNQVLSNVPNIEMDDTQKNQVLAQASFLRALWYFQINLLWEKGTLILEPQDANYVPKDASEQEIWDQIEKDLTFAASKLPESWDAANLGRATKGAAKALLGKAYMQQRKFDLAKEELKWLIDKEGSLYGLMNNREDNFTDLNENNKEGIFEIQFSDQNKGGTGNDASMAFGFQRTQFYAPGGIGWGDGKARRWLVDEFLKEKRVDGKNDLRLYSSILYKGFALDFPDQPVKYYNYGNASDWSAGWGQDPQDCYIRKYNTSYYREREDYFARNNYRIIRYADILMNYAECIVETGGSVADAANYVDKVRERAGLSKLKDSIWKNSLNSKEAFIKRLQMERTLELCFEGWRWADLKRWGLLDTQAGIDELKVRDKDFNNFVLSKHKRMPIPQKEVEISKVDGVPQLTQNPNY encoded by the coding sequence ATGAAAAAAATATATGGATTATTGATTGCCGGTGTTATGCTATTGTTTGCCGGATGCAGCTCAAGTCTGCTGGATATAGAAAATCCCAATGAAACCACAATTCCAACTTTCTGGAAATCGGCTTCTGATGCAGAAGCGGGAGTAAATGCTTGTTATAGTTTCCTTTATAAGGAAGGAACATGGATGCGTTGGCTGTCTTTCCGTTATGACCTAACTTCGGATGAAGGATGGAGCTCTTCTCCTTGGATTGAGTTGGGTGACTGGACGCGTTTTATTTATACTAATTACGACTTCTATGAAGGTAATGTAGTGCATTGGGAACATTTCTATGTAGGTATTTTCCGCTGCAATCAAGTTCTCTCAAATGTGCCGAATATTGAAATGGATGATACTCAGAAAAATCAAGTATTGGCACAAGCTTCCTTTTTGCGTGCTTTATGGTACTTTCAAATTAATCTTTTGTGGGAGAAAGGTACTCTGATTCTAGAACCTCAGGATGCTAATTATGTGCCAAAAGATGCTTCTGAACAAGAAATATGGGATCAGATTGAGAAAGATCTTACGTTTGCAGCAAGTAAACTTCCTGAATCATGGGATGCTGCCAACTTAGGGCGTGCTACAAAAGGTGCTGCTAAAGCTCTTCTTGGGAAAGCATATATGCAACAGCGGAAATTTGATTTGGCAAAAGAAGAGCTAAAATGGCTGATTGATAAAGAAGGGTCTTTGTATGGACTAATGAATAATCGGGAGGATAACTTCACTGACTTAAATGAGAATAATAAGGAGGGTATTTTTGAAATACAATTCTCTGACCAGAATAAAGGGGGGACTGGAAATGATGCGAGTATGGCATTTGGTTTCCAACGTACACAATTTTATGCTCCTGGTGGCATTGGCTGGGGGGATGGTAAAGCTCGCCGATGGTTGGTTGATGAATTCCTCAAAGAAAAAAGAGTCGATGGCAAAAATGACTTGCGCTTATATAGCAGTATTCTTTATAAAGGTTTCGCTCTTGACTTCCCTGATCAACCAGTGAAATACTACAATTATGGGAATGCTTCAGATTGGTCAGCTGGCTGGGGACAAGATCCGCAAGATTGTTATATCCGTAAATATAATACTTCCTATTATCGTGAAAGGGAAGATTACTTTGCACGTAATAACTATCGTATTATACGTTATGCCGATATTTTGATGAATTATGCTGAATGTATAGTTGAAACAGGTGGTAGTGTTGCCGATGCAGCAAATTATGTAGACAAGGTAAGAGAGCGAGCCGGTTTGTCTAAATTGAAAGATAGCATATGGAAAAATAGCTTGAACTCTAAAGAAGCTTTTATAAAACGTCTTCAGATGGAGCGTACACTAGAGCTTTGTTTTGAAGGTTGGAGATGGGCTGATTTAAAACGATGGGGATTGCTTGATACTCAGGCTGGCATTGATGAGCTGAAAGTTCGTGACAAGGATTTTAATAATTTTGTTCTTAGCAAGCATAAACGTATGCCTATCCCGCAGAAAGAAGTAGAGATTAGTAAGGTGGATGGTGTACCTCAGCTTACACAGAATCCGAATTATTAA
- a CDS encoding sugar-binding domain-containing protein — MRRAIIISLLLPLLAIESSAQWMPIGDKIKTEWASKIDTLSVLPEYPRPIMERSDWKNLNGLWHFAIIGKGERIPEEFKDNILVPFAVESSLSGVGKRVSEKQELIYQRSFEIPKAWKGKQVLLHFGAVDWKTDVWVNGIKVGSHTGGFTPFSFNITTALCAKGNNRLVVKVWDPTDKGFQPRGKQVSNPEGIWYTPVTGIWQTVWLEPVAVKHIEDLSITPDIDHRLLTVKAALTKNNPSDIIEVNVFAGNQLIASGKSINLQPVEVAMPEDTKLWSPDSPFLYTLKVILKSDGKIVDKVNSYAAMRKFSTRRDTNGIVRLELNNKALFQFGPLDQGWWPDGLYTAPIDEALLYDIQKTKDFGFNMIRKHIKIEPARWYTYCDRLGIIVWQDMPSGDSNPQWQNRKYFDGIEMKRSSVSETNYRKEWKEIIDCLYSYPCIAAWVPFNEAWGQFNTVEIAEWTKQYDPTRLVNPASGGNHYTCGDMLDLHNYPAPEMYLYDAQRATVLGEYGGIGLALKDHLWEPNRNWGYVQFNSSKEATDEYVKYANMLYRLIDRGFSAAVYTQTTDVEVEVNGLITYDRKVIKLDEKRIREVNTRICNALKK; from the coding sequence ATGAGAAGAGCAATCATTATATCGCTATTGTTGCCGTTACTTGCCATTGAAAGCTCGGCACAATGGATGCCGATAGGAGACAAAATTAAAACAGAATGGGCCTCCAAAATAGATACCCTCAGTGTGCTGCCTGAATATCCTCGTCCCATTATGGAACGAAGCGACTGGAAAAACTTGAATGGCTTGTGGCATTTTGCTATTATTGGAAAGGGCGAGCGTATTCCTGAGGAATTTAAAGACAATATACTTGTTCCTTTTGCAGTGGAATCTTCTTTATCCGGAGTAGGGAAGAGAGTGAGTGAAAAGCAGGAATTGATTTATCAACGTAGTTTTGAAATTCCTAAAGCTTGGAAAGGAAAACAAGTATTACTGCATTTTGGAGCTGTTGATTGGAAAACAGACGTTTGGGTGAATGGCATCAAAGTAGGAAGCCACACCGGAGGCTTTACTCCATTTTCTTTCAATATCACAACTGCCCTTTGTGCAAAGGGCAATAACCGCCTTGTTGTAAAAGTCTGGGATCCTACGGATAAAGGTTTTCAGCCACGTGGCAAACAAGTTAGCAATCCCGAAGGTATCTGGTATACTCCCGTAACAGGCATTTGGCAAACGGTATGGCTGGAACCTGTTGCCGTGAAACATATTGAAGATCTTAGTATTACTCCTGATATTGATCACCGACTGCTGACTGTAAAAGCAGCTTTGACCAAGAACAACCCTTCTGACATTATAGAAGTAAATGTTTTTGCCGGCAATCAATTGATAGCCAGTGGTAAGAGCATTAATTTGCAACCTGTAGAAGTAGCTATGCCTGAGGATACTAAACTGTGGAGTCCGGACTCCCCTTTCCTTTATACATTGAAAGTGATCCTGAAGAGCGATGGCAAAATTGTAGATAAGGTGAATAGCTATGCTGCTATGCGCAAATTTTCTACCCGTCGCGATACAAATGGCATTGTGCGTTTGGAGCTGAACAACAAGGCATTGTTTCAATTTGGTCCTCTTGATCAGGGTTGGTGGCCTGATGGTTTATATACTGCCCCCATAGATGAAGCTTTACTGTATGATATACAAAAAACAAAGGATTTCGGTTTCAATATGATTCGCAAACACATTAAGATAGAGCCGGCCCGTTGGTATACATATTGTGACAGGCTTGGAATTATTGTATGGCAAGATATGCCTAGTGGCGACAGCAATCCTCAATGGCAAAACCGCAAATATTTCGATGGCATTGAAATGAAACGTTCTTCGGTCTCGGAGACCAACTATCGCAAAGAATGGAAAGAAATAATAGATTGCCTTTACTCATATCCTTGCATTGCTGCTTGGGTCCCATTTAATGAGGCTTGGGGGCAATTCAATACAGTTGAAATAGCTGAATGGACTAAACAATATGACCCGACGCGTTTGGTAAATCCTGCAAGCGGAGGAAATCACTATACATGTGGAGACATGCTCGATCTTCATAATTACCCGGCTCCTGAAATGTATTTGTATGATGCCCAACGTGCAACGGTTCTCGGCGAATATGGAGGTATTGGTCTAGCTTTAAAAGATCACCTTTGGGAGCCAAACCGTAATTGGGGCTATGTTCAGTTCAACTCTTCAAAAGAGGCTACGGATGAATATGTGAAGTATGCCAATATGTTATACCGACTTATTGACAGAGGCTTTTCGGCAGCTGTCTACACACAGACTACTGATGTGGAAGTGGAAGTAAACGGTTTGATAACTTATGATCGTAAAGTGATAAAACTAGATGAAAAACGAATCAGAGAAGTAAACACACGCATTTGTAACGCATTGAAAAAATAA
- a CDS encoding TonB-dependent receptor translates to MIKKILFLFFIVFAATAYSQEVTITGTVTDANNEPLTGVNVLVKGTTLGAITDVNGDFSLSGKRGSTLVFSYIGMITQEVSFRGTLMRVVMKDDAKALEEVVVIGYQTVKKSDLTGAVAVIDTKEMKKSSAGTIVSQLQGLASGVNVRSTGRAGADASIEIRGIGSLSNNSPLWVVDGMITDPGVDFNPSDVESIQILKDASAAAIYGSRAANGVIIVTTKKGANGPMKINVAVKQTLEWSPKYDLMNAAEYIKYNDIAYKEAIKDGIASVTNTQQHSSYDTNWQDEVLKTALVQDYNVSLSGGGDSGSYFVSAGYYNNDGVSYGNTFDRYSFRVNTQGKKGWFSFGENMAYSQTNTDPNQTNTYNDFLRMMPTIPIYDENNPGGYGYGDAAKYNTFGVNPIARENLEERHIKQNRLNGSLWLEFKPFEFLSYKFNGGIDAYFYENSWFRGEGNWTQNQEHRDPESQKARDNTYNMLVEHTLNFNKDFGKHHLDAVLGTTYQQHKWEGLWASRLNFPVLGDGSYLTVLNAGQSNQQNSNSISKNAMISYLGRANYNYDDRYYLTATFRRDGTSRLTKENRWATFPSISTAWRISKEKFFAVPWINDLKIRGNWGRLGNSSIGDWDYLGTINQSIVSVFGGVIVPGSTQVKIVNSDLVWETKETVNIGFDASFLNQRLTLNAEYYNSKTKNVLTDMPIAISTGNQGGAPKANAASLRNRGFELSFGWKDHISDFKYGAVLNLTTLSNKVIDLGYGKGQVDSGQARTILGQSLAQFYLYKTDGIFKTQGQIDNYITSKGQPILINEKRPQLGDVKYIDADDNGQITAEDRQYCGSPWAKMQISLVVNAEWKNFDFSMMWNGQFGNKIYNVSRWQGRLFSDNSNYIRFKKGEEPYQVNPNSNTPRIIYGDQRNSMDADRFLENGSYFRMKNLSIGYNFKKEWLNNLGIDKIRLFATGSNLITFTAYSGLDPDFVNTDIWNSGTDSYSYPNTRSVMFGLDLTF, encoded by the coding sequence ATGATCAAGAAAATCTTATTCTTATTCTTTATTGTTTTTGCAGCTACCGCATATTCACAAGAAGTGACCATTACGGGTACGGTAACAGATGCAAATAACGAACCTTTAACCGGTGTCAATGTATTAGTGAAAGGTACCACTCTGGGTGCTATTACAGATGTTAACGGTGACTTTTCGCTAAGCGGAAAGAGAGGAAGCACACTCGTTTTTTCTTATATTGGTATGATTACCCAAGAGGTCTCTTTTAGAGGAACTCTGATGCGTGTAGTGATGAAAGATGATGCAAAGGCATTAGAAGAAGTCGTTGTTATTGGCTATCAGACTGTGAAGAAGTCGGACTTGACTGGTGCTGTTGCCGTGATTGATACGAAGGAAATGAAGAAAAGCTCTGCCGGAACCATTGTAAGCCAATTACAAGGCTTGGCTAGTGGGGTGAATGTGCGTAGCACAGGTAGAGCAGGTGCTGATGCTTCTATTGAAATTCGTGGCATAGGTTCATTAAGCAATAACTCGCCTTTATGGGTGGTCGATGGCATGATTACAGACCCGGGAGTTGACTTCAATCCGTCCGATGTGGAATCTATCCAAATATTAAAAGATGCATCTGCTGCGGCCATTTATGGTTCGCGTGCCGCCAATGGTGTAATAATCGTTACTACTAAGAAAGGTGCAAATGGTCCTATGAAAATAAATGTTGCTGTAAAGCAGACGTTGGAATGGAGTCCCAAGTATGATTTGATGAATGCAGCAGAATACATCAAATATAATGATATTGCTTACAAAGAAGCGATCAAAGATGGCATCGCTTCTGTAACGAATACACAGCAACATTCATCCTATGATACTAATTGGCAGGACGAGGTATTGAAGACTGCGTTGGTGCAGGATTATAATGTTTCACTTTCCGGGGGTGGCGATTCTGGAAGCTATTTTGTGTCAGCAGGCTATTATAACAATGATGGTGTGTCTTATGGAAATACTTTCGACCGTTACAGCTTCCGTGTAAATACCCAAGGTAAAAAAGGATGGTTTTCATTTGGGGAAAATATGGCTTACTCACAGACAAATACAGACCCAAATCAGACAAATACCTATAATGATTTCCTTCGTATGATGCCTACTATTCCTATTTATGATGAGAATAATCCAGGCGGATATGGTTATGGTGACGCTGCTAAGTATAATACATTTGGAGTGAACCCTATTGCTCGTGAGAACTTAGAGGAACGTCATATCAAGCAGAATCGTTTGAATGGTTCTTTATGGTTAGAGTTCAAGCCATTCGAATTTCTTTCTTATAAATTCAATGGTGGCATTGATGCATATTTTTATGAGAATTCATGGTTCCGCGGAGAAGGAAACTGGACTCAGAATCAAGAACACCGTGATCCGGAAAGTCAAAAAGCTAGAGACAATACTTATAATATGCTAGTGGAGCATACGTTGAACTTCAACAAAGATTTCGGCAAGCATCATTTGGATGCAGTACTTGGTACTACCTACCAGCAGCATAAATGGGAAGGATTATGGGCTTCTCGTTTGAATTTCCCTGTATTAGGTGATGGCAGTTATTTGACAGTTTTGAATGCAGGGCAAAGCAATCAACAAAATTCAAATAGCATCAGTAAAAATGCTATGATTTCTTATTTAGGACGTGCAAACTATAATTATGATGATAGATACTATCTGACTGCTACTTTCCGTCGTGACGGCACTTCCCGTTTGACAAAAGAAAATCGTTGGGCTACTTTTCCGTCTATATCTACAGCGTGGAGAATTTCAAAAGAAAAGTTTTTTGCTGTTCCTTGGATAAATGATTTGAAGATTAGAGGAAATTGGGGGCGTTTGGGCAATTCATCTATCGGTGATTGGGACTATTTGGGAACAATTAATCAAAGTATTGTAAGTGTTTTCGGCGGAGTTATTGTACCAGGCTCTACTCAAGTAAAAATTGTGAATAGCGACCTTGTTTGGGAAACCAAAGAAACAGTGAATATTGGTTTCGATGCTAGTTTTCTTAACCAACGCTTGACCTTAAATGCTGAATATTATAACTCTAAGACGAAAAATGTTTTAACGGATATGCCGATTGCTATTTCTACCGGTAATCAAGGAGGGGCACCAAAAGCAAATGCTGCGAGTTTAAGAAATCGTGGTTTTGAGTTGAGCTTTGGATGGAAAGATCATATTTCAGACTTTAAGTATGGTGCAGTGCTTAATTTAACCACCTTAAGTAATAAGGTGATAGACTTGGGATATGGTAAAGGGCAGGTCGACTCAGGGCAGGCAAGAACAATATTAGGCCAGTCGTTAGCTCAGTTCTATCTTTACAAGACTGATGGGATATTCAAAACACAAGGACAAATTGATAATTACATAACATCCAAAGGACAACCGATTCTTATTAATGAGAAGCGCCCACAATTGGGTGACGTAAAATATATAGATGCTGACGATAATGGACAAATTACAGCAGAAGATCGTCAATACTGTGGTAGTCCGTGGGCTAAAATGCAAATATCACTTGTGGTCAATGCAGAATGGAAGAATTTTGATTTTAGTATGATGTGGAATGGACAGTTTGGTAATAAGATTTATAATGTATCAAGGTGGCAAGGTCGCTTGTTCTCTGATAATTCAAACTATATTCGTTTTAAGAAAGGTGAAGAACCTTATCAAGTAAATCCAAATTCTAATACTCCGCGTATAATTTATGGCGATCAACGTAATTCGATGGATGCTGATCGTTTTCTAGAAAATGGTTCTTATTTCAGAATGAAGAATCTCTCAATCGGGTATAATTTTAAGAAAGAATGGCTGAATAATTTGGGCATTGATAAAATCCGTTTGTTTGCTACCGGTAGCAACTTGATTACATTCACTGCATATTCAGGTCTTGACCCCGATTTTGTGAATACGGATATTTGGAATAGTGGCACTGATAGTTATTCATATCCTAATACACGCTCTGTAATGTTTGGTTTGGATTTGACCTTTTAA